The DNA segment AGACATCTTGATTCTGGAGGAAAGCAATGTCGCGAAAATAGAAGAGCTGAGCTTGAACGATTCGTTAAATACCGTGTCGCGTTCCATCAATTCTTTAATTCAAGATTCAAAAGCGACCCTTAAAGTGGACTTTTCAGAACTGGAAAAAATTAATTTCAACAAGTCTTTTTTGGAAAGCATATTTTTAAACTTAATCACGAATTCCATCAAATATGCCAATCCGGGACACTTGCCCATAATTTCCATTTATTCCAAAAAAACAAATGGAATCAGTCAATTGACATTTTCCGATAATGGCCTTGGATTTGACATGAATGTCGTAAAAGACAAGATTTTTGGGTTGCACCAAAAATTCCACAACCATGTTGACAGCAAAGGTATCGGACTCTATTTGGTGTACAACCACATCAACAGTCTAGGAGGCCATATCACCGTGGAAAGCGAGGTCAACGTGGGGACAAAATTTATCATTTCATTTAAAGACTAAAAGCAACTCCTGTTGTTTGAACAAAAAAAAGCCTAATTTTATTAGTATTCTTCTTTTGTTTTGTAGCTTACAATTGGCATAATTTCTGTGTTTCATTCCACAATTAACTAACAGACAATCCTTTTTTAATTAAAAAAATTTGATAATTCATAATTTTTACTAATTTGCATTTAATTAATACCATTTAAAATGACCAAAATCACCAGACTATTTGATTTTCCTTACTACCAATTAGAGCATTACAATATTGCGGATGCCCTGGTTACCAAGTATAATGGTGTTTGGGTTAAAACATCAACAGAGGAATACATTGCCAAAGCCAATGCCGTTTCGAGGGCTTTGTTGCGAATGGGAATCCAAAAAGACGATAAAATTGCCTTGATTTCTACCAATAATAGAACCGAGTGGAATATTATGGACATTGGAATTCTTCAAACAGGGGCACAAAACATTCCAATTTATCCGACTATTTCCGAAACAGATTACGAATACATCCTCAACCATTCCGGTTCCAGTTATTGTTTCGTGTCCGATGCCGAAGTGTTGCAAAAAGTAAATCTGATAAAATCGAATCTCCCCAACCTGAAGGAAGTGTTTTCTTTTGACGAAATTGAAGGTTGCAAAAATTGGAAAGAATTGCTTGTACTTGGTGAAGACCAAAGCAATCAGGATGTTGTCGAAGACCGAAAAAACAGCATAAAACCAGAAGACTTGGCCACCATAATATATACTTCCGGAACAACGGGAAAACCAAAGGGAGTAATGCTTTCGCACAAAAATATTGTGTCCAATGTCCTAAACAGCTTGCCAAGAATTCCTTTCGAGAAAGGAAAAAGCCGCGCTATGAGTTTCCTGCCCGTTTGCCATATATTCGAAAGAATGATTTTGTACTTGTATCAATATTATGGCGCATCCATTTATTTTGGCGAATCTATTGACAAAATTGGTGACAACATCAAAGAAGTTAGACCAACAGTAATGACGGCAGTACCAAGGCTTATAGAAAAAGTTTACGATAAAATTTATTCGAAAGGATTGGGATTGTCGGGAATGAAGAGAAAATTATTCTTTTGGGCGGTTGATTTGGGCTTGAAATACGAACCCTATGGAGCCAATGGTTTTTGGTATGAGTTCCAATTAAAAATTGCTAGAAAACTTATTTTTAGCAAATGGAGAGAAGGTTTAGGAGGCAATTTAGATTTATTAGTTTCGGGAAGTGCGGCTTTGCAGCCAAGGCTTGCCAGAATATTCGCCGCCGCCGAAATGCCCGTGATGGAAGGATATGGTTTGACCGAAACCTCTCCCGTAATTGCTGTAAACGACATACGAAATTTTGGTTTCAAAGTGGGAACAGTTGGGAAATTAATTGACAACGTGGAAGTAAAAATTGCCGAAGACGGAGAAATCCTTTGCAAAGGTCCAAACGTGATGATAGGCTACTACAAAGACGAAGAATTGACCAAACAAGCCTTGGCCGATGGATACTTCCATACTGGAGACATTGGCGAAATTGACAGCGAAGGCTTTCTAAAAATTACCGATCGAAAAAAAGAAATGTTCAAAACTTCGGGTGGCAAATACATTTCTCCGCAATTACTGGAAAACGCCATGAAACAATCCCGTTTCATAGAGCAAATCATGGTTATTGGCGATGGACAAAAAATGCCGGCAGCCTTTATTCAACCCAACTTCGAATTCATTAGGGAATGGGAGAAACTGCATAAAATACCGGTGGACAAAACCAATGAGGCAATTGTTTCCAATCCCAAAGTGATTGAACGTATCCAGGATGAATTGGATATTTTGAACGATAAATTTGGAAATTGGGAAAAAATCAAGCGTTTCGAATTGACACCCGATGTATGGTCCATTCCGGGAGGACACCTTACTCCTACCTTAAAACTGAAACGAAAAATAGTCATGGAAAAATACATTGATTTGTTCCATAAAATTTATAACTAAAGATTTTCTAATATTTAATTCAAATACAGCTTTTTTTCAAAGAATCAACTCTTCAATAAATTGGGGAGTTTTTTTTTGATTGTTTAAGAATTTGAAAAATAATTTCAATTATTATGCGTGCATAGCATTTTTTACTATATTTGGAAAACTAAAGACCAAAACAAACTCAACTATTACGCATGAAAGACAAAACAATAGATTACATACTACGTGCCACTTGGCAAGCCGTCGCCAGGATGTACAACGAAGAAGCCTCAAATTATGGGGCAACTATGGCTACAGGTTTTGCCTTGTTGTCCATCGACAAAGACAAAGGAACACCATCCACCACACTGGGACCAAAAATGGGAATGGAAGCCACGAGCCTTACCAGAACCTTGAAATCCATGGAAGAAAAGGGCTTGATTATCCGAAAGAAAAATCCTTTTGATGGCCGAGGCGTTCTTATTTATTTAACCGAATTTGGAAAAGAAAAAAGGGAACTCTCGAAAGAAACAGTTTTAAAATTCAACGAAGCCGTAAAACAAAATGTATCGGCTGAAAAATTGGAACATTTTATGGAAGTTTCTGAAATCATCAACAAATTAATTTGCGAAAAGAAAATATTTTAATTCGCAAATAGTACTCCTCATACAAGAAGATTTTTACGTAAAGTAAAACTATACACAAAAAACCATAAACCGTTTAAAATGAAACGATCTATTAAAAAAGTTGCAGTAATTGGATCCGGAATTATGGGATCGGGAATTGCTTGTCATTTTGCCAATATCGGGGTCGAAGTATTGCTTTTGGATATTGTTCCAAGAGAACTTACCGAAGCCGAAACCAAGAATGGATTGACACTGGAAAGCAAAATTGTCCGCAACCGCTTGGTCAACGAGCATTTCCAAAATGCCCTAAAATCAAAACCGGCTCCTATCTACCATTCAAAATTTGCCAGCCGAATCACGACCGGAAACACGACCGACGACATGGCAAAAATCGCCAATGTCGATTGGATTATTGAAGTAGTTGTGGAACGTTTGGACATCAAAAAAATGGTATTCGAACAAATAGAAAAATACCGCAAACCGGGAACTTTGATAACATCCAATACTTCGGGTATTCCGATTCATTTTATGAGCGAAGGAAGAAGCGAAGATTTCCAGAAACACTTCTGCGGAACCCACTTTTTCAATCCTGCCCGTTATTTGAAATTATTTGAAATCATTCCAGGTCCACAAACTTCAACCGAAGTCTTGGATTTCCTTACCCTATATGGCGAAAAATTCTTGGGCAAAACTTCGGTCGTGGCCAAAGACACTCCTGCCTTTATTGGAAACAGAATTGGAATTTTCGGG comes from the Flavobacterium limnophilum genome and includes:
- a CDS encoding AMP-dependent synthetase/ligase; amino-acid sequence: MTKITRLFDFPYYQLEHYNIADALVTKYNGVWVKTSTEEYIAKANAVSRALLRMGIQKDDKIALISTNNRTEWNIMDIGILQTGAQNIPIYPTISETDYEYILNHSGSSYCFVSDAEVLQKVNLIKSNLPNLKEVFSFDEIEGCKNWKELLVLGEDQSNQDVVEDRKNSIKPEDLATIIYTSGTTGKPKGVMLSHKNIVSNVLNSLPRIPFEKGKSRAMSFLPVCHIFERMILYLYQYYGASIYFGESIDKIGDNIKEVRPTVMTAVPRLIEKVYDKIYSKGLGLSGMKRKLFFWAVDLGLKYEPYGANGFWYEFQLKIARKLIFSKWREGLGGNLDLLVSGSAALQPRLARIFAAAEMPVMEGYGLTETSPVIAVNDIRNFGFKVGTVGKLIDNVEVKIAEDGEILCKGPNVMIGYYKDEELTKQALADGYFHTGDIGEIDSEGFLKITDRKKEMFKTSGGKYISPQLLENAMKQSRFIEQIMVIGDGQKMPAAFIQPNFEFIREWEKLHKIPVDKTNEAIVSNPKVIERIQDELDILNDKFGNWEKIKRFELTPDVWSIPGGHLTPTLKLKRKIVMEKYIDLFHKIYN
- a CDS encoding MarR family winged helix-turn-helix transcriptional regulator, translating into MKDKTIDYILRATWQAVARMYNEEASNYGATMATGFALLSIDKDKGTPSTTLGPKMGMEATSLTRTLKSMEEKGLIIRKKNPFDGRGVLIYLTEFGKEKRELSKETVLKFNEAVKQNVSAEKLEHFMEVSEIINKLICEKKIF